One window of Flavobacterium ammonificans genomic DNA carries:
- a CDS encoding DUF3883 domain-containing protein, which yields MNETERQSEIMNLIGYGLAKFDLAFVNEFGCKTKTAFSRLIVELGLAKTEKAVSNRQDSFDPYFDNGRKGWWQRNQREHVKLFIDSLFGNEDAKSFSNIVKLFIKDYDQKLILTTQEVQPIIKSKFKQLQETGNEAEFYFMSNYKTISVFENGLLQDARLWGDGYDFQIQLQEKFVLAEIKGVRNKNGAIRITQNEFDKAEEYKEDYFIVVVSNLSKSPQLNVVENPLKNLKFNRKEMNSIQVNYHTEHINW from the coding sequence TTGAATGAAACCGAAAGACAATCAGAAATAATGAATTTGATAGGTTATGGTTTAGCTAAATTTGATTTGGCATTCGTGAATGAATTTGGGTGTAAAACAAAAACAGCTTTTAGTAGATTAATTGTAGAATTAGGTTTGGCAAAAACTGAAAAAGCTGTATCAAATAGACAAGATAGTTTTGACCCATATTTTGATAATGGCAGAAAAGGTTGGTGGCAGAGAAATCAAAGAGAACACGTAAAACTTTTTATTGACAGCCTTTTCGGAAATGAAGATGCAAAATCATTTTCAAACATTGTTAAATTGTTTATTAAAGATTATGACCAAAAATTAATTTTAACTACACAAGAGGTTCAGCCAATTATAAAATCAAAATTTAAACAGCTTCAAGAAACAGGAAACGAAGCAGAATTCTATTTTATGAGCAATTATAAGACAATTTCAGTTTTTGAAAATGGATTATTGCAGGATGCAAGATTATGGGGTGATGGTTATGATTTTCAAATTCAATTACAGGAAAAATTCGTTTTAGCAGAAATAAAAGGAGTAAGAAATAAAAATGGTGCAATTAGAATAACACAAAATGAATTCGATAAAGCAGAAGAATATAAAGAAGATTATTTTATTGTTGTAGTGAGTAATTTATCAAAATCGCCACAATTAAATGTAGTTGAAAATCCTTTAAAGAACTTAAAATTCAATAGAAAGGAAATGAACTCAATTCAAGTTAATTATCATACAGAACATATAAATTGGTAA
- a CDS encoding DNA cytosine methyltransferase — MNKPLTYISLFSSAGVGCYGFKQNGFECIATNEILTKRLKIQVFNNKCKYETGYLDGDISTKEIKNKLFAEIKKWQTEHKISEPDVIVATPPCQGMSVANHKKNEELTRNSLVVESIKITKEVNPKFFIFENVRAFLNTTCTDIDGQEKSIEEAIKLNLGGHYNILFKVVNFKEHGSNSSRTRTLVIGVRKDLQNISPYDIFPAKQKPQTLRKLFTGLEELNEMGKISEIDIFHSFREYNINMLPWIETLKEGQSAFQNTEENRIPHQIKDGKVVFNESKNGDKYARWYWDKEGPCVHTRNDILSSQNTVHPSENRVFSIRELMLMMSIPENFQWTNTSIDKLNKLSFLEKKMFLKKEELNIRHCIGENNLGVPLSGRAFRSNLFFVPQKRISTSIPNALKQVA, encoded by the coding sequence ATGAACAAACCTTTGACATACATTAGTTTATTCAGCAGTGCAGGAGTTGGATGTTATGGCTTCAAACAAAACGGTTTTGAATGCATTGCAACAAATGAAATTTTAACAAAACGCTTAAAAATTCAAGTATTCAACAACAAATGCAAATATGAAACAGGCTATTTAGACGGAGATATTTCAACAAAAGAAATTAAAAATAAACTTTTTGCTGAAATCAAAAAATGGCAAACTGAACACAAAATTTCAGAACCTGATGTCATTGTGGCTACGCCACCTTGTCAAGGAATGTCTGTTGCCAATCACAAAAAAAATGAAGAATTAACTCGAAATTCTCTGGTTGTAGAATCAATAAAAATCACTAAAGAAGTAAATCCGAAATTCTTCATTTTTGAAAATGTAAGAGCTTTTTTAAATACAACTTGTACTGATATTGATGGGCAAGAAAAGTCTATTGAAGAAGCAATAAAATTAAATTTAGGAGGTCATTATAATATTCTTTTCAAGGTTGTTAATTTCAAAGAACACGGCTCTAATTCAAGTAGAACAAGGACACTTGTAATAGGTGTTCGTAAAGATTTGCAAAATATTAGTCCTTATGATATATTTCCAGCAAAACAAAAACCTCAAACGTTACGCAAACTTTTCACAGGTTTGGAAGAATTAAACGAAATGGGAAAAATATCGGAAATCGATATTTTCCATTCGTTCAGAGAGTATAATATTAATATGTTACCGTGGATTGAAACTCTAAAAGAAGGACAATCTGCATTTCAAAACACTGAAGAAAATAGAATTCCTCATCAAATAAAAGATGGGAAAGTTGTATTTAACGAAAGTAAAAATGGAGATAAATATGCTCGTTGGTATTGGGACAAAGAAGGTCCTTGCGTACATACAAGAAACGATATTTTGTCAAGCCAAAATACTGTTCATCCATCAGAAAATCGAGTTTTCAGTATTAGAGAACTAATGTTAATGATGAGTATTCCTGAAAATTTTCAGTGGACAAACACTTCAATTGATAAATTGAATAAGTTAAGTTTTCTTGAAAAGAAAATGTTTTTGAAAAAAGAAGAATTAAATATCAGACATTGTATTGGTGAAAATAATTTGGGCGTTCCCCTATCGGGTCGGGCTTTCCGTTCCAATCTTTTTTTCGTACCTCAAAAAAGGATTTCCACTTCAATCCCTAACGCATTAAAACAAGTCGCATAA
- a CDS encoding helix-turn-helix domain-containing protein, with translation MKATFGEYIRQLRTDKGFTLTELAALLKLDSANLSKIENGKREFDEKRLDKLANAFDLDFEKLKVEYFGDQFAKKMYAYNCSSETLMVAEEKVNYLKSINVKQAEIKF, from the coding sequence ATGAAAGCAACTTTTGGAGAATATATCAGACAATTAAGAACAGACAAAGGATTTACTTTGACTGAACTTGCAGCATTGCTAAAACTTGATTCTGCTAATTTGAGCAAGATTGAAAACGGCAAACGTGAATTTGACGAAAAGCGATTAGATAAATTAGCAAATGCTTTCGACCTTGACTTTGAAAAATTGAAAGTAGAATATTTTGGCGACCAATTTGCTAAAAAAATGTATGCTTACAATTGTTCTTCGGAAACATTAATGGTTGCAGAAGAAAAAGTAAATTACTTGAAAAGTATAAATGTAAAACAAGCCGAAATAAAATTCTAA
- a CDS encoding sulfurtransferase: MSPIITPNQLLVAVQSNAIVLVDATNSPTAYQNYQQSHLQGALFVDVNTQLADIKEDVSIGGRHPLPTVEQFSKTLTDLGITPETWVVVYDDKNGANAAARFWWMLRSIGHQKVQVLSGGIQAAIQAGFPTSSAVEVPTLVESYPVQDWQWPTIDLQGMDEMILKDRFVIIDVRESQRYRGETEPIDLVAGHIPGATNIPFMTNLDENGFFLSPEELKAKYQKVFENIPEENRVVHCGSGVTACHTLLALAIADLPIPQLYVGSWSEWSRNNREIVVEQ, encoded by the coding sequence ATGAGTCCAATAATTACTCCAAATCAATTACTCGTAGCTGTACAATCCAACGCAATAGTCTTGGTTGACGCCACTAACAGTCCGACGGCTTACCAGAATTACCAACAATCCCATTTACAAGGCGCTTTGTTTGTGGATGTCAATACTCAACTAGCCGATATCAAAGAAGATGTTTCCATAGGCGGACGTCATCCATTGCCAACCGTAGAACAATTTTCTAAAACACTAACCGATTTAGGCATTACTCCTGAAACTTGGGTAGTGGTCTATGATGATAAAAATGGAGCGAATGCTGCGGCTCGTTTTTGGTGGATGTTGCGTTCTATTGGACACCAAAAAGTACAAGTATTGAGTGGTGGCATTCAAGCGGCTATTCAAGCAGGGTTTCCAACAAGTTCAGCCGTTGAAGTTCCAACTCTAGTGGAATCGTATCCTGTTCAAGATTGGCAATGGCCAACTATTGATTTGCAAGGAATGGATGAAATGATACTTAAGGATCGTTTCGTGATTATTGATGTACGTGAATCGCAACGCTATAGAGGCGAAACAGAACCGATTGATTTGGTTGCGGGTCATATTCCAGGCGCTACTAATATTCCGTTTATGACTAACTTAGATGAAAACGGTTTTTTCTTATCACCTGAAGAATTGAAAGCAAAGTATCAAAAAGTATTTGAAAATATTCCAGAAGAGAATAGGGTAGTGCACTGCGGCTCTGGAGTTACGGCTTGTCATACGCTGTTAGCACTTGCTATCGCCGATTTACCCATTCCTCAATTGTATGTGGGTTCTTGGAGTGAATGGTCTCGGAACAATAGGGAGATTGTTGTAGAGCAATAA
- a CDS encoding M28 family peptidase, producing MKKLLFLSLIALGTSCKNGALISSNSKSDPTQYMKTITAEDLKKHLYIIAADSMEGRETGSSGQKKAGRYLISEYQKNNVSFPKGASDFYQAVPASFLNGKRNRNLPNSENIWAFIEGTEKPEEVIVISAHYDHVGIENGEIYNGADDDGSGTSALLEIAQAFQLAKKEGNGPKRSILFLHVTGEEHGLLGSRYYSENPLFPLANTVADVNIDMIGRRDELHATTNNYVYIIGANRLSAELDHISAIMNQKYVGLDLDYRFNDPKDPNRFYERSDHYNFAKHGIPSVFFFNGVHADYHKKSDEAHKIEYDALEKRTQLAFVVAWELANRKNRILVDADKK from the coding sequence ATGAAAAAACTACTTTTCCTTTCCCTAATTGCTTTGGGAACTTCATGTAAAAATGGAGCTTTGATTAGCTCTAATAGTAAGAGTGATCCAACTCAATACATGAAAACCATAACCGCAGAAGATTTAAAAAAACACCTTTATATCATTGCTGCTGATTCAATGGAAGGCCGTGAAACAGGTTCGTCCGGTCAGAAAAAAGCAGGACGTTACTTAATTAGCGAATACCAAAAAAACAATGTGTCGTTTCCAAAAGGAGCATCTGATTTTTACCAAGCTGTTCCTGCATCTTTTTTAAATGGCAAACGAAATAGAAATTTACCCAATTCTGAAAACATTTGGGCTTTTATTGAAGGTACCGAAAAGCCAGAGGAAGTAATCGTAATCTCAGCGCATTACGATCATGTAGGTATTGAAAATGGAGAGATTTACAATGGTGCAGATGATGACGGATCGGGAACTTCTGCTTTATTAGAAATAGCTCAAGCTTTTCAATTGGCAAAAAAAGAGGGTAACGGACCAAAACGTTCTATTTTGTTTTTACATGTTACCGGTGAAGAACACGGCTTGTTGGGTTCACGTTATTATTCAGAAAATCCTTTATTTCCTTTAGCTAATACTGTTGCAGATGTGAATATTGATATGATAGGTCGTCGCGACGAACTTCATGCTACTACTAATAATTATGTATACATCATTGGAGCCAATCGTTTGTCTGCAGAATTAGATCATATTAGCGCTATAATGAACCAAAAATATGTAGGTCTTGATTTGGATTATCGCTTTAACGACCCTAAAGATCCAAATCGTTTTTACGAGCGTTCTGACCATTATAATTTTGCAAAACACGGCATACCATCCGTATTTTTCTTTAATGGAGTTCACGCAGATTACCACAAAAAATCAGATGAAGCTCATAAAATTGAATATGATGCTTTAGAAAAAAGAACACAATTGGCTTTTGTTGTGGCTTGGGAATTAGCCAACAGAAAAAATCGAATTCTAGTAGATGCGGATAAGAAATAA
- a CDS encoding dienelactone hydrolase family protein encodes MKKTQYFLIGLTFFTVNVFAQLKAVQYKDAAQVLNGMTIQPSKASAQKPGILVLPAWKGIDAHAKATAEKLSQLGYHTFVADIYGEGNYPQTTADAAKMSGFYKKNTNLYQKRIELALEQLIQSGANPDNIAVIGFCFGGTGALEAARKNLKVKGVVSFHGGLGRDIALPITPINAKILACHGADDPFVSKEEIAGFQQEMRDAKADWEMVYYANAVHSFTDIDAGNDNSKGAAYNEKAAKRSFEHMQLFLNEVLNK; translated from the coding sequence ATGAAAAAAACACAATACTTTTTAATTGGACTCACATTTTTTACTGTTAATGTATTTGCTCAATTAAAAGCCGTTCAGTACAAAGATGCAGCACAAGTTCTTAATGGCATGACTATTCAACCAAGTAAAGCTAGCGCACAAAAACCTGGGATTTTAGTATTGCCTGCTTGGAAGGGAATTGATGCCCATGCCAAAGCTACTGCTGAAAAATTATCTCAATTAGGTTATCATACATTTGTGGCTGATATTTATGGAGAAGGAAATTACCCTCAAACCACTGCTGATGCAGCAAAGATGTCAGGTTTTTATAAAAAAAATACCAATCTGTATCAAAAGCGTATTGAACTAGCCTTAGAACAATTAATCCAATCGGGAGCTAATCCAGATAACATTGCCGTAATTGGCTTTTGCTTTGGAGGAACAGGGGCTTTGGAAGCCGCAAGAAAAAATTTAAAAGTGAAAGGAGTTGTTTCTTTTCATGGAGGTTTGGGTAGAGACATTGCACTTCCAATAACTCCAATTAACGCTAAAATATTAGCTTGTCACGGTGCTGATGATCCATTTGTATCGAAAGAAGAAATTGCAGGTTTTCAACAAGAAATGCGAGATGCAAAAGCGGATTGGGAAATGGTGTATTATGCCAATGCAGTACATTCATTTACAGATATTGATGCTGGAAATGACAATTCTAAAGGAGCAGCTTATAACGAAAAAGCAGCCAAACGTTCTTTTGAACACATGCAGTTATTCTTAAACGAAGTATTAAATAAATAG
- a CDS encoding penicillin acylase family protein yields the protein MKKVNVIVILLLLIGTSFSGWSQISNKESIRLAELAKRVSITRDNWGIAHVYGKTDADAVFGMLYAQCEDDFQRVEMNYIEKLGRLSEIKGSASLYNDLETRLLIDSEEAKADYKKAAPWLKKLLNSYADGINYYLYKNPKVKPLMLTHFEPWFPLLWTDGSIGAISTADLTTQELKDFYGKPDDKIAFVAKEKDMQTGSNGFALAPNKTASGNAILYINPHTTFYFRPEIQISSEEGLQTYGAVTWGQFFIYQGFNENCGWMHTSCNVDVADTYIEKIVRQKERLFYEYENKLLPVKEKKITINYLDNGKLVPKSFTTYFTHHGPIMAKRDGKWISLKSNNRSMNSLIQSWERTKSKNFADYQKAMDWKANTSNNTVYADNKGNIAYWHGNFVPKRDIKFNWAKPVDGTTAATEWKGLHPVAETVQLFNPKNGWLQNCNSTPFSVSGNESPKEENYPPYMAPDGESFRGINAVRTLEKGKQYTLDQIIADGYNDQLPFFEELIPALVKQFEKSIQSGETRYANLSEPIQVLKAWDFRSGENSVALTLANEWGFKLDPLVRKTYIDQGELDQVENTRNFIQNMQTEQVLPQLQEVISELTTKFGTWKMPWGEINRFQRLSGDIDNRFDDTAVSLPIGYTSVLWGALPAFKSAYQKDTKKRYGFSGNSFVCAVEFGTKVKAKSLLAGGNSGDSTSKHFNDQAEMYQKARFKDVLFYREDVEKNMERKYHPGE from the coding sequence ATGAAAAAAGTAAACGTAATTGTTATTCTATTACTACTAATTGGAACTAGCTTTTCAGGATGGTCACAAATCAGTAACAAAGAAAGTATTCGATTAGCAGAATTAGCAAAACGAGTAAGCATTACTAGAGACAATTGGGGGATTGCGCACGTATATGGAAAAACCGATGCCGATGCCGTTTTTGGTATGTTGTACGCCCAATGCGAAGACGATTTCCAACGCGTTGAAATGAATTATATCGAAAAATTAGGACGTTTGTCTGAAATTAAAGGTTCGGCTTCATTGTACAATGATTTAGAAACTCGTTTATTAATTGATTCTGAAGAAGCTAAAGCTGATTATAAAAAAGCAGCGCCTTGGCTGAAAAAATTACTCAACAGCTATGCCGATGGAATCAATTATTACTTGTACAAAAACCCAAAAGTGAAACCTCTGATGCTAACGCATTTTGAACCTTGGTTTCCTTTGCTTTGGACCGATGGAAGTATTGGCGCGATAAGTACTGCCGATTTGACTACACAAGAATTAAAAGATTTTTACGGAAAACCTGACGACAAAATCGCTTTTGTAGCCAAAGAAAAAGATATGCAAACGGGTTCGAACGGTTTTGCATTAGCACCTAATAAAACCGCTTCTGGAAATGCTATTTTGTACATCAATCCGCATACTACTTTTTATTTCAGACCCGAAATCCAAATCAGTAGCGAGGAAGGATTGCAAACCTATGGTGCAGTAACTTGGGGGCAATTTTTTATCTATCAAGGATTTAACGAAAATTGCGGATGGATGCACACCTCGTGTAATGTGGATGTGGCCGATACTTATATCGAAAAAATAGTGCGTCAAAAAGAGAGATTATTTTACGAATACGAGAATAAATTACTTCCTGTCAAAGAGAAAAAAATCACTATCAATTATCTTGACAACGGAAAATTAGTTCCTAAATCATTCACCACTTATTTCACCCATCACGGACCCATTATGGCAAAACGCGACGGAAAATGGATTAGTTTAAAATCAAACAATCGATCTATGAATAGTTTGATTCAGAGTTGGGAACGAACCAAATCGAAAAATTTTGCCGACTATCAAAAAGCCATGGATTGGAAAGCCAATACCTCTAACAATACCGTTTATGCTGACAATAAAGGTAATATTGCCTATTGGCATGGTAATTTTGTACCCAAGCGCGATATCAAATTTAATTGGGCAAAACCCGTTGATGGTACAACGGCTGCAACAGAATGGAAAGGGCTACACCCAGTTGCAGAAACGGTGCAACTCTTTAACCCAAAAAATGGCTGGTTGCAAAACTGTAATTCTACTCCTTTTTCGGTTTCAGGAAATGAAAGTCCGAAAGAAGAAAATTATCCGCCATACATGGCTCCAGACGGAGAATCTTTTAGAGGAATTAATGCCGTCCGTACTTTAGAAAAAGGGAAACAATACACTTTAGACCAAATTATTGCCGACGGCTACAACGATCAATTACCGTTCTTTGAAGAACTTATTCCAGCTTTGGTAAAACAGTTTGAAAAAAGTATACAATCTGGAGAAACGCGCTACGCAAATCTATCTGAACCTATTCAAGTTTTAAAAGCATGGGATTTTAGAAGCGGGGAGAATTCAGTTGCTTTGACTTTGGCAAACGAGTGGGGATTTAAATTGGATCCTTTGGTGCGTAAAACGTATATTGATCAAGGCGAATTGGATCAGGTAGAAAATACAAGAAACTTTATTCAAAATATGCAAACCGAACAAGTTCTCCCACAATTGCAAGAAGTCATTTCAGAATTGACAACCAAATTTGGCACATGGAAAATGCCTTGGGGGGAAATCAACCGTTTTCAACGACTTTCAGGAGACATTGACAATCGTTTTGATGATACAGCTGTCAGTTTACCAATTGGATATACATCGGTACTATGGGGTGCTTTGCCCGCTTTCAAAAGCGCTTACCAAAAAGATACTAAAAAACGCTATGGATTTAGCGGAAACAGTTTTGTTTGTGCGGTGGAATTTGGCACCAAAGTAAAAGCAAAATCGCTTCTTGCAGGGGGAAATAGTGGCGATTCAACATCCAAACACTTCAATGATCAAGCTGAAATGTACCAAAAAGCAAGGTTTAAAGATGTACTTTTTTACAGAGAAGATGTAGAAAAAAATATGGAACGTAAATACCACCCAGGAGAATAG
- a CDS encoding cyanophycinase, with protein MKLTIQNQLQKGIQIALTLFFTLCFSLANAQKPKGKLFIIGGGNRSDQLMQHVVDLAQFKKTDYIVVLPMSSEEPDSAYIYFRDQFQKLVPNPIVMLNFDKTTVQNPKLNDSLQKAKLIFISGGDQTRFMNVVANTPVFNSIHKAFQNGSIIAGTSAGAAVMSEKMITGNQKLEKEYSGTFDNIRFDNLETTPGLGLVTKAIIDQHFLRRSRYNRLISAMVEFPHLTGIGIDESTAIIVDGNTISVVGESEVIVMKNPKGIQKLKQNKLISMEKMEMSIYVAGQQFKIGNE; from the coding sequence ATGAAACTTACTATCCAAAATCAATTGCAAAAAGGAATTCAAATTGCGCTTACTCTCTTTTTTACTCTTTGTTTTTCTTTGGCGAATGCCCAAAAACCAAAAGGAAAATTATTTATCATAGGTGGCGGAAATCGCTCGGATCAATTAATGCAACATGTGGTAGACCTAGCTCAATTTAAAAAAACAGATTACATCGTGGTTTTACCCATGTCGAGTGAAGAACCCGATAGCGCATACATTTATTTTAGAGATCAGTTTCAAAAATTGGTACCCAATCCTATTGTCATGCTGAATTTTGACAAAACAACAGTTCAAAATCCTAAATTAAACGACTCTTTACAAAAAGCAAAATTGATTTTTATTAGTGGTGGAGACCAAACGCGTTTTATGAATGTAGTCGCCAATACTCCTGTTTTTAATTCCATTCACAAAGCATTTCAAAATGGAAGTATTATTGCCGGAACTAGTGCAGGTGCGGCTGTTATGTCGGAAAAAATGATTACCGGAAATCAGAAATTAGAAAAAGAATATTCTGGAACTTTTGACAATATTCGATTTGATAATTTAGAAACTACTCCTGGTTTAGGATTGGTGACTAAGGCGATTATTGACCAACATTTTTTGAGAAGAAGTCGCTATAACCGTTTGATTTCAGCTATGGTAGAATTTCCTCATCTCACCGGAATTGGCATCGACGAAAGCACAGCAATTATTGTTGATGGCAACACGATTAGTGTTGTTGGCGAAAGCGAAGTTATTGTTATGAAAAATCCAAAAGGAATTCAAAAACTGAAACAGAATAAATTGATTTCAATGGAAAAAATGGAAATGAGTATTTATGTGGCAGGACAACAATTTAAAATAGGAAACGAATGA
- a CDS encoding Lrp/AsnC family transcriptional regulator — protein MEKLDEFDIKIIKELEKDGRIAYSTIAANLKISNTMVHQRIHKLTEQGILAGIQPIINEKKVGYDWGAFTGITLNKDHDSDRVIEELKKIPEITECYYITGSYTLYVKMIAKNHEHMRKILYEQIDSIPGIAKTDSIIELGCAFKRNISL, from the coding sequence ATGGAAAAATTAGATGAATTCGACATCAAAATCATCAAGGAATTAGAAAAAGATGGACGCATTGCCTACTCCACCATTGCGGCTAATTTGAAAATATCCAATACAATGGTGCACCAACGCATCCATAAATTAACGGAGCAAGGAATTTTAGCAGGTATTCAACCCATAATCAATGAGAAAAAAGTGGGGTATGATTGGGGGGCATTTACCGGAATCACACTCAACAAAGACCACGATTCAGATCGAGTGATTGAAGAACTCAAAAAGATTCCTGAAATCACGGAATGCTACTATATAACAGGATCTTATACTTTATACGTCAAAATGATTGCTAAAAATCACGAACACATGCGTAAAATTCTGTACGAACAAATTGACTCCATTCCAGGAATTGCCAAAACCGATTCGATTATAGAATTGGGTTGTGCTTTCAAACGAAATATTTCACTTTAA